In the Thermomicrobiales bacterium genome, AGGCGCTCAACATGGCCTCACTCTGGAAGCTGCCAGTTGTCTTCCTCTGCGAGAACAACCTCTATGCGATGGGCACCGCCAGCGAATATCACTCGGCCGTCCCGCAGATGGCCACCAAGGCTGCCGGGCTGGGGATCACGTCCGAGATCATCGACGGACAGGATGTCCTGGCGATGTACGAAGCCACCCAGCGCGCGCGGGAATACTGCACGGCCGGCAACGGTCCCTACTTTATCGAGGCGATGACGTATCGCTTCCGCGGCCACTCGCTCGCCGACCCGGAGACATATCGGGACAAGGACGAGATCGAGGAGCACCGCGCCGATGACCCGATCTCGCTGTACCGCGAGCGCCTGTTGCAGGCCGACAAGGCCGCGCAGGCCGACTTCGACAGCATCGACGCGGCGATCGAGCTGGTTGTCGACGAGGCGGTCGAGTTTGCCGACAAGAGCCCCTGGCCGGATCCATCGACCCTGCGGGACTTTGTCTACGCGGACGAGTACTAGCGCGGCCGGCCGTCGCTGGCTTCGACCTTTGAGCGATCGAAACGGAGTAGGAACACCGTGGCAAGCACGCTGGCTGAGCTGGAGGATATGCAACGCAGGGCCCAGGAGGCCGTCGCCCAGAACGAACAGGGCGAGCGCGAGATCACCTATCGCGACGCGCTGCGCGAAGCAATCACCGAGGAGATGGATCGCAACAAGAACGTCCTGCTGATGGGCGAGGACATCGGGGCCTATGGGGGATCCTACGTCGTCACCCGCGGCTTTCAGGAGCAATACGGACGCAAGCGCGTCATCGACACCCCGATCGCCGAGCTGGGCATCGTCGGGATGGCAGTCGGCGCATCGATGGCCGGCCTGCGGCCGATTGTCGAGCTGATGACGATCAACTTCTCGCTGCTGGCGATCGACCAGATCGTCAACCACGCCGCGAAGATCCACTATATGTTCGACGGCAAGTTCACCGCCCCGATCGTCGTCCGCACCGCCTCCGGCTGGGGGCAGCTCGGCGCGACACACTCGCAGACCTTCGAGGGCTGGTTCGCCCACATCCCCGGCCTGCGCGTCGTGATGCCGGCCACCCCGAAGGACGCCAAGGGCTTCCTCAAGTCGGCCATTCGCGGCAACGACCCTGTCGTATTCATCGAGCATTCGCTGATCTACCGCAACCGCGGGCTGGTGCCGGCCGGCGACTATACACTGCCGCTGGAGGGCGCCGAGGTGCGCCGCGAAGGGACCGACGTCACCCTCGTCTCCTGGTCGCGCGGCCTCTACCTGGCTCTCGGCGCGGCCGAGGAGCTGGCCGAGCAGGGCATCTCCGCCGAGGTGATCGACATGCGCGTCCTGCGCCCGCTGGACACCGAGACGGTGATTGAGTCGGTCAGGAAGACCAGCCGCTGCGTGATCGTCGAAGAGTCGTGGCGCACGATGGGCCTCGGCGCAGAGATCGCCGCCGCCGTCCAGGAGCACGCGTTCGACTATCTCGACGCCCCAGTCGGCCGCGTCGGCAGCATCGAGGTGCCGATGCCGTATGCCCGGAACCTTGAACGGCTGGTCATTCCTGGCAAGGACGAGGTCGTCGCCGCAGCCAAGCAGGCGCTGGCGTAACCTCACCGCTGCCCAGAGGGCTCCCTGCCCCCTCTCCTCGCGAGGAGAGGGGGGAGATTGAATTGATAGATTGACGGACCCCGCAGACGGGGAATGGGGAGAGGCAAGCAAGATGGCGAAGACGGTCGTCATGCCCCAGATGGGCTACGACATGGATGCCGGGACGCTGCTGCGCTGGCTGAAGAACGTCGGCGACCCGGTCGCGCGCGGCGAGGCGATCGCCGAAATCGAGACCGACAAGGTCAATATCGAGATCGAGGCGTTCGAGGGCGGCGTGCTGCGCAAGACGCTCATCACCGAGGGGCAGACCGTCCCGGTCGGCGAGCCAATCGCGATCATCGGCGGGGCCGACGAGGTGATCCCGGAGGTCGAGACCGCCGCGCAGGCCGCGCCGCCGGCTGCCGCCGCGCCAACCCCTGCGCCTGCGCCGGCCCCTGTAGTTGAAGCCGCGCCCGTCGCTGCGGCAGCGCCAGCTATCGCCGAGCCGGTCGCGCAAGCGCCCCAGGTCGTGAGCCACGAGCCGGGAGAGCGCATCCGCGCGTCACCCCTGGTTCGTCGCCTCGCCGCCGAGCACGCAATCGACCTCTCCCAGGTTCGTGGCACTGGTCCGCAGGGCCGCATCGTCAAGCGCGACGTCGACCCGTACCTGACCGGCGCGAAGCCGATGCCGCAGGCCGCTCCGACGCAAGCCCCCGTCGCCCCGGCCCCCGCGCCGGCGCCCGTCGCAGCTGCGGCTGCCGAGCCGATTCCGACCGTCGGCGGCGAGCTGAAGGATCTGCCGCGCATTCGCCAGACGATCGGCAAGCGGATGAGCCAGTCCTTCCAGGAAGCGCCGCACTTCTACGTCACGATGGCGATCGGCATGGACAAGGCGCTGCAGCTGCGCAAGCAGGTCAACGGCGATCTCGACGAAGCCAGCCAGGTGTCGGTCAACGATCTCATCGTCAAGGCTGCCGCGCTGGCGCTGCGCGACTTCCCGGTGCTGAACTCCGCCTGGAACAACGGCCAGATGGAGCTGCACGACCACATCGATGTCGGGATCGCGATCGCCATCGAGGGCGGGCTGATCTCGCCGTTCGTCCCCAGCGCCGACGAGAAGTCGCTCGGCGCAATCGCCCGGCTGACCAAGGATCTGGCCAGGCGGGCCCGCGAGGGTGGCCTGAAGCCGGAGGAGTACCACGGCGGGACGTTCACGACCTCGAACCTCGGTATGTTCGGGGTGGAGGAGTTCATCGCGATCATCAACCCGCCGCAGGCCGCCATCCTCGCCATCGGCGCGGCGAAGGCCCAGCCGGTCTGGAACGCGGACAAGGGCAAGTTCAAGCCCGAGACGATCATGAAGGTCACAATGTCCGCCGACCACCGCCTCACCGACGGCGCCGAAGTCGCGCGCTACCTGCAGAAGCTCAAGGCCCTGCTGGAAGCGCCGATGACGCTGCTGGTGGGGTAGGAGGGCTGGCCCTCACCCCTGCCCCTCTCCCAATGCTGGGAGAGGGGTTCTCTTGCGCGCCGGACTTCGCTTTAGTTGTGAATTGCTTGCATCCGGCGGGCGGCGGGGCTAGGATGATCGCGCGACCTGGGGCAAGCGAACGACGATGGTGATGCGTGGGGGGTGGCGTGAGCAACGGGAACCTGAGCTGGGTCACGAACTTCATCTGGGGGATCGCCGACGACGTCCTGCGCGACGTCTACGTGCGCGGCAAGTACCGCGACGTGATCCTGCCGATGGTGGTGATCCGGCGGCTCGACGCGGTGCTGGAGCCGACCAAGCCGGCCGTGCTGGAGATGAAGAAGTCACTCGACGCGGCCGGGTTCGTCAACCAGGATTCCGCCCTTCGCACGGCAGCCGGCCAGGCGTTCTACAACACGTCGCCGTTCCTGCTGCGCGACCTCCGTTCCCGCGCTCGCATCCAGCAACTGCGCGCCGACTTCGAGGCATACCTGGATGGCTTCTCGCCGAACGTCCAGGAGATCCTCGACAAGTTCAAGTTCCGCAACCAGATTCAGACGCTGATTGACGCCGAGGTGTTGGGCGCGCTGATCGAGAAGTTCCTCGACCACTCGATCAACGTCGCGCCGACACCGGTCTTCGCCAGCGACGGCACGGTCCGGCTGCCGGGGCTGGACAACCACGCGATGGGCACCATCTTCGAGGAGCTGATCCGGCGCTTCAACGAGGAAAACAACGAGGAGGCCGGCGAGCACTTCACCCCGCGCGATGTCGTCCGGCTGATGGCCGACCTCATCTTCCTGCCGGTTGCCGAGCAGATCGAGTCCGGCACCTACCTCGTCTACGACGGAGCGTGCGGGACCGGCGGGATGCTGACCGTCGCCGAGGAGCGGCTGGCCGAGCTGGCCGATGAGCACGACAAGGAAGTCTCGATCCACCTGTTCGGGCAGGAGATCAACCCGGAGACGTTCGCGATCTCGAAGGCCGACCTGCTGATCAAGGGCGAGGGGGAGGAGGCCGAGAACTTCCGCTTCGGCTCGACCCTCTCGCAGGACGGCTTCCCGTCACACGAGTTCGACTTCATGCTCTCCAACCCGCCCTATGGCAAGAGCTGGAAGACCGATCTGGAGAAGATGGGCGGCAAGAGCGGCCTCAACGACCCGCGCTTCGTCGTCCACCACGCTGGCGACCCGGAGCACAGCCTCGTCACCCGCACGAGCGACGGCCAGATGATGTTCCTGGCCAACATGCTGTCGAAGATGAAGCACAACACGCCGCTCGGCAGCCGCATCGCCGAGGTGCACAACGGCTCGGCGCTCTTCACCGGCGACGCCGGACAGGGCGAGAGCAACATCCGCCGCTGGATCATCGAGAACGACTGGCTGGAGGCGATCGTCGCGCTGCCGCTGAACATCTTCTATAACACCGGCATCGCCACCTACATCTGGGTGCTGAGCAACCGCAAGCCGGCCCACCGGCGCGGCAAGGCGCAGCTGATCGACGCGACCGGCTGGCGCCAGCCACTGCGCAAGAACCTGGGCAAGAAGAACTGCGAGCTCTCCGCCGACGACATCCGGCGTATCGTCGATCGCTACCTGGCGTTCGAGGAAGACGAGCAGTCGAAGATCTTCCCGAACGAGGCGTTCGGCTACTGGAAGGTGACGGTCGAACGCCCGCTGCGGCTGCGCGGCATCGACCCCGGCCGCGCCTACAGCGCCAAGGAGATCCGCGAGCTGAAGGAGACGGCCGAGCGGGCCGAGGACGCGCCGCCGGTCATCCGCAAGGTGCTGGCGCGCGGGAACGCCGCCCGATCCGCTCCACGGTCGCTTCGAGGCCGTCATCAACGGCCGGCCGGCGATCGTCGAGTACGAGCCGGACAGCGACCTGCGCGACACCGAGCAGGTGCCGCTGCTGGAGGAGGGCGGCATCGACGCCTTCATCGCGCGCGAGGTCCTGCCGTTCGCGCCCGACGCCTGGGTCGTGCCGGACGCGACGAAGGTGGGCTACGAGATCTCGTTCACGCGCTACTTCTACAAGCCCCAGCCGCTGCGGACGCTGGCCGAGATCCGCGCCGACATCGAGGCGCTGGAGCGCGAGACGGACGGGCTTGCTCGACCAGGTGCTGGTGACAGTCGGAGACGGGCGATGAGCCTGGAGCTGCGATCCGTATCCTGAGTACGATGCGCGATGACGAGCCATGGCCGCGATCGCGCACGCTCACCGGCGCACTCGAGAAGCTGACAGTTCGTGATCGAGCAGTTTGCTCGGCGGGACCGACGACCGAATTGCACGCAACCGGATACTGAGACGGTGATATCGCTGTCGGTACGACAGCCTCGAGCTGTTAGCCGACCTCAACGCGCTTCACGATCAAGCGCAATCAGCCTGTCGATCGAGCGGCTGGCATCGTGTACAAGCGTCAGTCGTTCCCGGATGGTAGCGTAGTCTACGAATCGCGAGCGCCAGTTGGCAAGGTCGCCATAGCGGCGCGCTGGAGCTGGGCTCATTAGCCCAGGCTGTAAAGCGATCGTTCCGCGACCGATCGACGATAGTTGACACGCCTATGCTGACTATTCACTGTTGCGGTCCGCGATGCAGGCAGCACTATCGGAGTCGATCTCGAACGGACTCGGCACTGGATCAGCCGAGCTATCAATCGACTCTACTGAGTCGAGCGCTACCAAACGATTCCTGTGCCCTCCGCCCATCCGAACAGGTGCACCATAGCTGG is a window encoding:
- a CDS encoding alpha-ketoacid dehydrogenase subunit beta; this encodes MASTLAELEDMQRRAQEAVAQNEQGEREITYRDALREAITEEMDRNKNVLLMGEDIGAYGGSYVVTRGFQEQYGRKRVIDTPIAELGIVGMAVGASMAGLRPIVELMTINFSLLAIDQIVNHAAKIHYMFDGKFTAPIVVRTASGWGQLGATHSQTFEGWFAHIPGLRVVMPATPKDAKGFLKSAIRGNDPVVFIEHSLIYRNRGLVPAGDYTLPLEGAEVRREGTDVTLVSWSRGLYLALGAAEELAEQGISAEVIDMRVLRPLDTETVIESVRKTSRCVIVEESWRTMGLGAEIAAAVQEHAFDYLDAPVGRVGSIEVPMPYARNLERLVIPGKDEVVAAAKQALA
- a CDS encoding dihydrolipoamide acetyltransferase family protein; this translates as MAKTVVMPQMGYDMDAGTLLRWLKNVGDPVARGEAIAEIETDKVNIEIEAFEGGVLRKTLITEGQTVPVGEPIAIIGGADEVIPEVETAAQAAPPAAAAPTPAPAPAPVVEAAPVAAAAPAIAEPVAQAPQVVSHEPGERIRASPLVRRLAAEHAIDLSQVRGTGPQGRIVKRDVDPYLTGAKPMPQAAPTQAPVAPAPAPAPVAAAAAEPIPTVGGELKDLPRIRQTIGKRMSQSFQEAPHFYVTMAIGMDKALQLRKQVNGDLDEASQVSVNDLIVKAAALALRDFPVLNSAWNNGQMELHDHIDVGIAIAIEGGLISPFVPSADEKSLGAIARLTKDLARRAREGGLKPEEYHGGTFTTSNLGMFGVEEFIAIINPPQAAILAIGAAKAQPVWNADKGKFKPETIMKVTMSADHRLTDGAEVARYLQKLKALLEAPMTLLVG
- a CDS encoding class I SAM-dependent DNA methyltransferase — its product is MSNGNLSWVTNFIWGIADDVLRDVYVRGKYRDVILPMVVIRRLDAVLEPTKPAVLEMKKSLDAAGFVNQDSALRTAAGQAFYNTSPFLLRDLRSRARIQQLRADFEAYLDGFSPNVQEILDKFKFRNQIQTLIDAEVLGALIEKFLDHSINVAPTPVFASDGTVRLPGLDNHAMGTIFEELIRRFNEENNEEAGEHFTPRDVVRLMADLIFLPVAEQIESGTYLVYDGACGTGGMLTVAEERLAELADEHDKEVSIHLFGQEINPETFAISKADLLIKGEGEEAENFRFGSTLSQDGFPSHEFDFMLSNPPYGKSWKTDLEKMGGKSGLNDPRFVVHHAGDPEHSLVTRTSDGQMMFLANMLSKMKHNTPLGSRIAEVHNGSALFTGDAGQGESNIRRWIIENDWLEAIVALPLNIFYNTGIATYIWVLSNRKPAHRRGKAQLIDATGWRQPLRKNLGKKNCELSADDIRRIVDRYLAFEEDEQSKIFPNEAFGYWKVTVERPLRLRGIDPGRAYSAKEIRELKETAERAEDAPPVIRKVLARGNAARSAPRSLRGRHQRPAGDRRVRAGQRPARHRAGAAAGGGRHRRLHRARGPAVRARRLGRAGRDEGGLRDLVHALLLQAPAAADAGRDPRRHRGAGARDGRACSTRCW